In Monodelphis domestica isolate mMonDom1 chromosome 3, mMonDom1.pri, whole genome shotgun sequence, the following proteins share a genomic window:
- the STX2 gene encoding syntaxin-2 isoform X2, with protein sequence MLPPFYPHWRCKSNEDGEATVVVEKDHFMDDFFHQVEEIRNNISKIAQNVEEVKKNHSIILSAPNPDARTKEELEDLNKEIKKIANKIRAKLKTIEQSFDQDENANRTSVDLRIRKTQHSVLSRKFVEVMTEYNETQTLFRERSKGRIQRQLEITGKTTTDDELEEMLESGNPSIFTSDIISDSQITRQALNEIESRHKDIMKLESSIRELHEMFMDMAMFVETQGEMINNIEKNVMNASDYVEHAKEETKKAVKYQSKARRKKWIIVAVLLVLAAILALIIGLSVGK encoded by the exons ATGCTGCCCCCCTTTTATCCTCATTGGAGA tgtAAGAGCAATGAAGATGGAGAAGCAACTGTTGTTGTTGAAAAGGACCATTTCATGGATGATTTCTTCCACCAA gttGAAGAGATTAGAAATAATATATCCAAAATAGCACAAAACGttgaagaagtaaagaaaaatcaCAGCATCATCCTCTCAGCACCAAATCCAGATGCGA GGACAAAAGAAGAGCTAGAAGATCTGaacaaagaaatcaagaaaattgcTAATAAAATTAGAGCCAAATTAAAGA CTATTGAACAAAGTTTTGATCAAGATGAGAACGCCAATCGAACTTCAGTGGATCTTCGGATACGAAAAACACAG CATTCTGTACTGTCTCGGAAATTTGTGGAAGTTATGACAGAGTATAATGAAACACAGACTTTGTTTCGGGAACGAAGCAAAGGACGGATACAGCGTCAGCTAGAAATAA CTGGAAAAACTACCACTGATGATGAACTGGAAGAGATGTTGGAAAGTGGGAATCCTTCTATTTTCACTTCAGAT ATTATATCAGATTCTCAAATTACTAGGCAAGCTCTCAATGAAATTGAGTCACGTCACAAAGATATTATGAAATTGGAGTCAAGTATACGAGAGCTGCACGAAATGTTTATGGATATGGCTATGTTTGTTGAGACTCAG ggtgaaatgatcaacaacatagaaaagaatgtaatgaatgcttCAGACTATGTAGAACAtgctaaagaagaaactaaaaaagCTGTTAAATACCAGAGCAAAGCAAGAAGG